The sequence AGAATGCGCAGATAAGCTTGAGGGTAAGGCCCCGGCACCCTAAATACCTTGCTGGCGAGACTGCCCGGTACGAGCCGATCACTATCCCCGGGGCTATAAGCAATCCTAGGGAGCTGTCCCTGCCGGGAGTAACGGGCCGAGCAATCGGAACCCGGGGCTCCTATGTATACGGCGCCCACCTGACGTTTTAGGCGTCGGCGGATTTATACCGGCAAACGACCCATGGTGGTCTCGCTTTTTATTGGGGTGCAGTCGGGCACCCGCCCTTCCTGGCTGCGCCGTGCCACGCCCCACCTCGACTTCCGGCAACATCACCCCATAATGGGCAGTGTGATCAGCAAAACAGACCTTCGCAAACAGCTCCGCATGGCCCGGAAGGAACATGCCGCAGCGCAGCCGGACTCGATCCGGGCGCTGCTGTTCAAACGCCCGCCCGCGCCGCTGCTCGATCTGATCCCGCAAGGTGCAACTATCGGGCTGTATCACGCCAATTCGGACGAAGCGCCGGCGGCCGGATACGCCAGGTTTTTCTCCGAGGCTGGCCACCCTATCGCCCTCCCCCGGTTCTCCAATTGCGAGGCGCCGATGGAATTTGCGCGGCACAGCGATCCGTTCGGCGAAACCGATCTGGAACAGGGCGCTTTCGGCATGATGCAGCCGCTTGCCGATGCCCCGACCGAAAAGCCTGATGTGCTGTTCGTGCCGCTGGTCGGGTTTACTGCGGATGGCGAACGGCTCGGCCAGGGCGGCGGACATTACGATCGCTGGCTGGCGGAGCATCCTGAGACGATCGCGATCGGGATGGCGTGGGACGTTCAATTGACCGAGACATTGCCCAGCGAACCGCACGACCGTTCGCTGGCGGCAGTCGTCACCCCCACTCGCCTTTATGGCCCATTCGAGGAAGCCGATAATGCGTGAAGAACCGACCTGGCGCATTCCGGTGGGGATCCTGGCGCTGGTCATAGGACTGACCGCCTACGCCCTGTTTTTCGTAGGCATATCCGACTGGATCACGCGCCAGCATGTCGCGCTGCAGACGATCATTTACATCGTGCTCGGCACGGCCTGGCTGTTGCCGCTGCGACGTTTCCTGATCTGGATGGAAACCGGCAAATGGAGCGCACCGGACAAGGCCGAATAGAGCCGAGTAGCGCGACTAAACCGCGCCGCGCGCCATGCACTTTCGAACCTGTTCTGGTAAGGAAAACCGCAATGGCGCGAGTGACGAGACTTGAACTCGCGACCTCCGGCGTGACAGGCCGGCGCTCTAACCAACTGAGCTACACCCGCTAACCAGGAACCGTGCGGTCCCGCTTGCGAGCAGCGCCACTAGGCCAGCGCGTTGGCGGTGTCAACTGGACTTGAGCGGGTATTTTTATCTCGCTCCCACAGGGTCAATCGCAAGGCCGAATTAACCATATTTTCGCACCTGGCTGGCAATGCTTTTTCTTGTCGGAACAGGGGGCTTGGCTGTGCGAATAAAGCGAGGATTTGGACGGATGGGGTTGCTGCTAGGCTCGGTTAGCTGCCTGCTGACCGGCGGCCTTGCAGCCCAATCGGCGCTATCGATCAGCCGCGCCGTCTATATCGAAAATCGCGCCGAAA comes from Alteripontixanthobacter sp. and encodes:
- a CDS encoding 5-formyltetrahydrofolate cyclo-ligase, with amino-acid sequence MSKTDLRKQLRMARKEHAAAQPDSIRALLFKRPPAPLLDLIPQGATIGLYHANSDEAPAAGYARFFSEAGHPIALPRFSNCEAPMEFARHSDPFGETDLEQGAFGMMQPLADAPTEKPDVLFVPLVGFTADGERLGQGGGHYDRWLAEHPETIAIGMAWDVQLTETLPSEPHDRSLAAVVTPTRLYGPFEEADNA
- a CDS encoding DUF2842 domain-containing protein, producing the protein MREEPTWRIPVGILALVIGLTAYALFFVGISDWITRQHVALQTIIYIVLGTAWLLPLRRFLIWMETGKWSAPDKAE